In Athene noctua chromosome 8, bAthNoc1.hap1.1, whole genome shotgun sequence, a genomic segment contains:
- the SLC7A14 gene encoding solute carrier family 7 member 14 encodes MSGFFSRLDPRRVPWGAAGHALRTRVLRTKPVESMLEGTGTAAAQGARLAKVLTTLDLISLGVGSCVGTGMYVVSGLVAKEMAGPGVIVSFIIAAVASILSGVCYAEFGVRVPKTTGSAYTYSYVTVGEFVAFFIGWNLILEYLIGTAAGASALSSMFDSLANHTISRWMINSVGTLNGLGKGEESYPDLLALVIAVIVTIIVAMGVKNSVGLNNVLNVINLAVWIFIMIAGLFYVKGDNWSEGQFLPFGWPGVLKGAATCFYAFIGFDIIATTGEEAKSPNTSIPYAITASLVTCLTAYVSVSIILTLMVPYDAIDTESPLMEMFVAHGFYAAKFIVAIGSVAGLTVSLLGSLFPMPRVIYAMAGDGLLFRFLSHISSYTETPVVACIVSGFLAALLSLLVSLRDLIEMMSIGTLLAYTLVSVCVLLLRYQPESDIDGFVKFLSEEHTKKKEGILADCEKEACSPGSEGEEFTGPPTNTCGAKNLPSLGDNEMLIGKSDKSTYNVNHPNYGTVDMTSGIEADESENIYLIKLKKLIGPRYYTMRIHLGLPGKMDRPTVATGHTVTTCVILLFVLMFIFCSFIIFGADYIYEQSWWAVLLVVLMILLIVVLVFVILQQPENPKKLPYMAPCLPFVPAFAMLVNIYLMLKLSTVTWIRFAVWCFVGLLIYFGYGMWNSTLEISAREEALHQSTYQRYDVDVDPFSVDDSFSYATEGEGYPGWGPSEDKGFSYQQMAEAKESHRTSSRSKSKGRHKPPSEALIANDELDYSPE; translated from the exons ATGAGTGGCTTCTTCTCACGCTTGGACCCGCGGCGGGTGCCGTGGGGGGCGGCGGGCCATGCCCTGCGCACCCGCGTCCTGCGCACCAAACCCGTGGAGTCAATGCTGGAGGGCACGGGCACCGCTGCTGCCCAGGGCGCCAGGCTGGCCAAGGTCCTCACCACCCTCGACCTCATCTCCCTCGGCGTTGGGAGCTGCGTGGGAACTGGCATGTACGTCGTGTCTGGCCTGGTAGCCAAGGAGATGGCAGGGCCCGGGGTCATCGTTTCCTTCATCATCGCCGCCGTTGCCTCCATCTTATCAG GCGTTTGCTATGCTGAGTTTGGCGTGCGGGTCCCCAAGACCACAGGCTCTGCCTACACCTACAGCTACGTGACAGTGGGGGAGTTCGTAGCGTTCTTCATCGGCTGGAACCTCATCCTGGAGTACCTGATCGGCACGGCCGCGGGCGCCAGCGCCCTCAGCAGCATGTTCGATTCGCTGGCCAACCACACCATCAGCCGCTGGATGATCAACAGCGTCGGGACGTTGAACGGACTAG GGAAAGGAGAGGAGTCATACCCTGACCTTCTTGCTCTGGTTATTGCTGTCATCGTCACCATCATCGTGGCCATGGGGGTGAAGAACTCAGTGGGGCTGAACAACGTGCTCAACGTCATTAACCTGGCAGTCTGGATCTTCATCATGATTGCTGGTCTCTTCTATGTCAAAGGTGACAACTGGTCTGAAGGGCAATTCCTGCCGTTTGGATGGCCGGGG GTGCTCAAAGGGGCTGCGACGTGTTTCTATGCCTTCATCGGATTTGACATCATTGCTACCACGGGAGAAGAAGCAAAGAGTCCCAACACCTCCATCCCCTATGCCATCACAGCCTCGCTCGTCACGTGCTTGACAGCATATGTGTCC GTGAGCATCATTCTCACGCTGATGGTGCCCTACGATGCCATCGACACCGAGTCCCCACTGATGGAAATGTTTGTGGCTCATGGCTTCTATGCAGCCAAGTTCATCGTTGCCATCGGGTCTGTAGCCGGCCTGACCGTCAGCTTGCTGGGCTCCCTCTTCCCAATGCCAAGAGTCATTTATGCCATGGCTGGTGACGGGCTGCTCTTCAG ATTTTTGTCCCACATCAGTTCTTACACGGAAACTCCCGTAGTGGCTTGTATCGTGTCCGGATTCCTTGCAGCGCTGCTCTCCTTGCTGGTCAGCCTGCGGGACCTGATAGAAATGATGTCCATCGGCACGCTGCTCGCCTACACCCTGGTCTCTGTCTGCGTCCTGCTCCTCCGATACCAGCCTGAGAGCGACATCGATGGCTTTGTCAAATTCCTCTCCGAAGAGCACACCAAGAAGAAGGAAGGCATCCTGGCTGACTGCGAGAAGGAAGCTTGCTCCCCAGGGAGCGAGGGAGAAGAGTTCACTGGCCCACCGACCAACACATGCGGGGCAAAAAATCTGCCATCGCTGGGGGATAATGAGATGCTAATTGGGAAATCTGATAAATCCACCTACAATGTGAATCACCCCAATTACGGCACGGTTGACATGACCTCAGGGATAGAGGCAGATGAGTCAGAGAACATTTACCTCATTAAGCTGAAGAAGTTGATTGGCCCTCGATACTACACAATGAGGATCCACCTCGGACTGCCAGGGAAAATGGACCGCCCCACGGTAGCCACTGGCCACACAGTCACCACCTGCGTGATCCTCCTCTTCGTCCTGATGTTCATCTTCTGCTCCTTCATCATTTTCGGGGCAGACTACATCTACGAGCAGAGCTGGTGGGCTGTCCTCCTCGTTGTGCTGATGATCCTGCTCATTGTCGTGCTGGTGTTTGTGATCTTGCAGCAGCCAGAAAACCCCAAGAAGCTGCCCTACATGGCACCTTGTCTCCCCTTTGTCCCTGCCTTTGCTATGCTGGTGAACATCTATCTCATGCTGAAGCTCTCCACAGTCACGTGGATCCGATTTGCCGTCTGGTGTTTTGTGG GTCTGCTCATCTACTTTGGCTATGGGATGTGGAACAGCACGCTGGAGATCAGTGCCCGGGAGGAGGCCCTCCACCAGAGCACCTACCAGCGCTACGACGTGGACGTTGACCCCTTCTCCGTGGACGACAGCTTCTCCTATGCCACTGAGGGTGAGGGCTACCCGGGCTGGGGTCCCTCCGAGGACAAGGGCTTCTCATACCAGCAAATggcagaagcaaaggaaagcCATCGGACGAGTAGCAGGTCGAAAAGCAAAGGCAGGCACAAACCGCCGTCGGAGGCTCTCATCGCCAACGACGAGTTGGACTACTCACCCGAGTAA